A single genomic interval of Arthrobacter methylotrophus harbors:
- a CDS encoding CGNR zinc finger domain-containing protein, which produces MLFAPDTEVALRSVVALINTAANGTESLPGVAELQAFLDAEQFTGAREGTESELLSVKGLRSQLASLWTADEDAAAKTVNQLLADAHALPQLVKHDHWDWHLHATTPEAPLAERLGTEAAMALVDAIRSKEMDRLRVCAADDCDAVVLDLSRNRSKLYCDTGNCANRTHVAAYRARKASGKE; this is translated from the coding sequence GTGCTTTTTGCACCTGACACTGAAGTGGCGCTGCGCAGCGTGGTCGCTTTGATCAATACGGCCGCCAACGGCACCGAATCCCTCCCCGGCGTCGCCGAGCTCCAAGCATTCCTGGACGCGGAACAATTCACGGGAGCCAGGGAGGGAACCGAATCAGAATTGCTCAGTGTGAAGGGCCTGCGTAGCCAGCTGGCTTCTCTATGGACAGCCGATGAGGACGCGGCCGCGAAGACCGTCAACCAACTCCTCGCCGACGCGCATGCACTCCCCCAACTCGTCAAGCACGATCACTGGGATTGGCACCTGCACGCCACAACGCCTGAGGCACCCCTTGCGGAACGACTGGGCACGGAAGCCGCCATGGCACTTGTGGACGCCATCCGCAGTAAGGAAATGGACCGCTTACGGGTGTGCGCCGCGGATGATTGCGACGCCGTCGTGCTGGACTTGAGCCGCAACCGCTCCAAGCTCTACTGCGATACCGGCAACTGCGCCAATCGAACTCACGTGGCCGCGTACCGCGCCCGGAAAGCCTCAGGCAAGGAATGA
- a CDS encoding EamA family transporter, with amino-acid sequence MSAATNRAGAAGFMASGLGLALFSSAVFGLSGSFAKSLLETGWTPGAAVAIRLSGAALILVIPAVVALRGRWHQLKDNWLTILLFGVIGVAGCQLFYFNAVSRLSVGVALLLEYLAPTMIVLWLWAASRRRPRKLTAIGTLLSLGGLVLVLDLTGAVTVDFVGVLWGMAAAVCLVIYFFITAKQNDTLPPIVLASGGLMAGSILIWTAGGTGLLSMTFANADVQLGPWTTPWWVSIAGLVVLSTVLSYVTGIMAARSLGSKVASFVSLTEVLFAVVWAWLLLAELPGAIQLVGGMLIVCGVILVRLDELRAGKRDAAESANFRAARELDHANDVEPVPSERVL; translated from the coding sequence GTGTCAGCTGCAACCAACCGGGCTGGCGCCGCGGGCTTCATGGCATCGGGCCTGGGGCTCGCGCTTTTTTCCTCGGCGGTCTTCGGCTTGTCCGGCTCATTTGCAAAGTCCCTCCTGGAAACAGGGTGGACCCCGGGCGCGGCAGTTGCCATCCGGCTCAGTGGTGCTGCCCTGATCTTGGTGATCCCCGCTGTCGTCGCTCTCCGTGGCCGTTGGCACCAGCTTAAGGACAACTGGCTCACTATCCTCCTGTTCGGCGTGATTGGTGTTGCAGGCTGCCAGCTCTTCTACTTCAACGCGGTGTCCAGGCTGTCCGTGGGGGTCGCTCTCCTGCTGGAATACCTCGCGCCCACCATGATCGTCCTGTGGTTGTGGGCTGCGAGCCGACGCCGTCCCCGGAAGCTCACCGCCATCGGTACGCTGCTTTCCCTTGGCGGACTTGTCCTGGTGCTGGATCTCACCGGTGCCGTGACAGTGGACTTCGTCGGAGTCTTGTGGGGCATGGCCGCAGCCGTCTGCCTGGTGATCTACTTCTTCATCACAGCCAAGCAGAACGACACCTTGCCTCCCATCGTGCTGGCCTCCGGGGGCCTCATGGCAGGTTCAATCCTGATCTGGACCGCCGGGGGGACCGGGCTGCTGTCCATGACTTTCGCCAACGCAGACGTTCAACTCGGCCCGTGGACCACACCGTGGTGGGTTTCCATTGCCGGTCTCGTCGTCCTCTCTACGGTCCTGTCCTACGTCACGGGGATCATGGCCGCCCGCAGCCTCGGGTCCAAGGTTGCGTCATTTGTCTCGCTCACGGAAGTGCTGTTCGCCGTGGTGTGGGCTTGGCTCTTGCTGGCCGAATTGCCGGGAGCCATCCAGCTCGTGGGCGGCATGCTCATCGTGTGCGGAGTGATCCTGGTGCGCCTCGATGAACTGCGGGCCGGCAAGCGTGATGCCGCTGAGTCCGCAAACTTCAGGGCGGCGCGGGAGCTTGACCACGCGAACGACGTCGAGCCCGTCCCTTCCGAGAGGGTCCTCTAG
- a CDS encoding DUF2277 domain-containing protein, which yields MCRNIHTLHNFEPRATSAEVEAAALQYVRKISGSTKPSKANEEAFAEAVHEIAHITQHLLDSLVTHAPARNRDEEAAKAKARSAVRFGTA from the coding sequence ATGTGCCGCAACATCCACACCCTTCACAATTTCGAGCCACGAGCCACCTCGGCGGAGGTGGAAGCTGCAGCCCTGCAATACGTGCGCAAGATCAGTGGAAGTACAAAGCCGTCCAAAGCCAACGAGGAGGCTTTCGCCGAAGCCGTCCACGAGATCGCGCACATCACCCAGCATCTGCTTGATTCCCTGGTGACCCACGCGCCTGCTCGGAATCGCGACGAGGAGGCGGCCAAGGCCAAGGCGCGGTCCGCTGTTCGTTTCGGAACGGCCTAG
- a CDS encoding heavy metal translocating P-type ATPase: MTCASCVARVERKLGKLDGVEASVNLPLESAQVKVPADVTDQQIVDTVNATGYKARIHESRPNPPLIEHHVMAVDHAGHMAGDHMHHGPAARQLKPRLITAAVLTVPVFAISMIPALQFPQWGWVAAVLALPVVSWAAWPFHRAAAINARHFASTMDTLVSIGVLAAYLYSAWQLFADPMINEHPGMESMGGGLYFEVAAVVTTFLLLGRYLEANAKAKAGDALKALLDLGAKDATVLRDGVEHKIPAEQLLAGDIFVVRPGEKIATDGVVTSGASAIDASLVTGESVPVEAGPGSQVTGATINTSGRLLVRATRVGSDTTLAQMGRLVSQAQTGKAPIARLADRISAVFVPVVLLIAVVTFVFWLALSGDLNASFTAAVAVLVIACPCALGLATPVGLLTGTGRGAQLGILIKGPQVLEDTRTVDAILLDKTGTVTLGKLAVGHTLDLDGHSPADVLSLAGAVEAASEHPIAHAIAVAAQSAMRDAGPLPAVKDFSSAPGGGVRGKVALNGTGADRTVVVGRTGWLEHNGIFPGDAQRQALATEETGGATAIWVAVDGKPAGIITLRDSIKASSAAAIERLKELGIRPLLLTGDNAAVAAQVATAVGIAPEDVFAGVLPEGKVDAVKKLQAQGFTVAMAGDGVNDAAALAQADLGIAMGSGTDVAIEASDLTVMGSDLGQLVQAIELSRKTLSTIKTNLFWAFFYNAIGIPVAALGLLNPMIAGAAMAASSVLVVANSLRLRSFAK, from the coding sequence ATGACATGCGCATCGTGCGTTGCCCGTGTGGAACGGAAACTAGGCAAGCTCGACGGCGTGGAGGCCTCCGTCAACCTCCCGCTCGAATCAGCCCAGGTAAAAGTCCCGGCCGACGTCACGGACCAACAAATCGTGGACACGGTCAACGCAACGGGCTACAAAGCCCGGATCCACGAATCGAGGCCAAACCCTCCGCTCATCGAGCACCATGTCATGGCGGTCGACCATGCGGGACACATGGCTGGCGACCACATGCATCACGGGCCTGCTGCGCGCCAGCTGAAACCACGGCTGATTACGGCCGCAGTGCTGACCGTCCCGGTCTTCGCCATCTCGATGATCCCGGCGTTGCAGTTCCCGCAGTGGGGCTGGGTGGCGGCCGTCCTGGCACTTCCGGTGGTGAGTTGGGCTGCTTGGCCCTTCCATCGCGCCGCCGCAATCAACGCCCGCCACTTCGCCTCCACTATGGACACGCTCGTCTCCATTGGAGTCCTGGCCGCGTACCTCTATTCGGCGTGGCAGCTTTTCGCCGACCCCATGATCAATGAACACCCTGGCATGGAGTCCATGGGCGGCGGGCTGTACTTCGAAGTGGCCGCAGTGGTTACTACGTTCCTGCTTCTCGGCCGCTATCTCGAGGCCAACGCCAAGGCCAAAGCCGGGGATGCCCTCAAGGCCCTCCTCGATCTGGGGGCCAAGGACGCAACGGTGCTCCGCGACGGCGTCGAGCACAAGATCCCGGCCGAACAACTCCTGGCCGGCGATATCTTCGTGGTTCGACCCGGAGAGAAGATCGCCACCGACGGCGTCGTGACGAGCGGTGCATCTGCCATAGACGCTTCGTTGGTCACCGGCGAATCCGTTCCCGTCGAGGCCGGACCCGGCAGCCAGGTCACAGGCGCCACCATCAACACCTCGGGCCGGCTGTTGGTCAGAGCCACTAGGGTCGGTTCCGACACCACACTCGCGCAAATGGGACGCTTGGTGAGTCAGGCACAGACGGGCAAAGCCCCGATCGCGCGGCTCGCCGATCGCATCAGTGCCGTCTTCGTTCCGGTGGTTCTGCTCATCGCCGTTGTCACCTTCGTTTTCTGGCTCGCCCTGAGCGGGGACCTCAACGCCTCGTTCACGGCGGCCGTGGCTGTGCTCGTGATTGCCTGCCCGTGTGCGCTTGGACTCGCCACACCTGTCGGCCTCCTCACCGGAACCGGCCGTGGGGCCCAGCTCGGCATCCTCATCAAGGGTCCACAGGTACTTGAAGATACGCGCACGGTGGACGCCATCCTGCTGGATAAGACGGGCACCGTCACCCTCGGCAAGCTGGCAGTCGGGCACACGCTGGACTTGGACGGCCACTCCCCTGCCGACGTCCTGTCTCTCGCAGGCGCTGTTGAGGCAGCATCCGAGCACCCCATCGCCCATGCCATTGCCGTTGCCGCACAGTCCGCAATGCGCGACGCCGGCCCGCTCCCTGCCGTGAAGGACTTCAGTTCAGCCCCGGGCGGCGGAGTCCGTGGGAAAGTTGCGCTGAATGGAACCGGCGCTGACCGCACTGTCGTGGTGGGCAGGACGGGCTGGTTGGAACACAACGGAATCTTCCCGGGCGACGCTCAACGCCAAGCACTGGCCACCGAGGAAACCGGTGGTGCTACGGCCATTTGGGTTGCTGTGGACGGGAAGCCCGCAGGAATCATCACGCTACGGGACTCCATCAAAGCAAGCTCGGCCGCTGCAATCGAGAGGCTCAAGGAGCTTGGAATCCGCCCCCTGCTGCTGACCGGAGACAACGCCGCTGTGGCCGCGCAAGTGGCTACCGCCGTCGGGATTGCCCCGGAAGATGTGTTCGCCGGTGTGCTGCCGGAAGGAAAAGTGGACGCGGTCAAGAAACTCCAAGCCCAGGGCTTCACGGTGGCAATGGCCGGGGACGGGGTCAACGATGCCGCAGCTTTGGCGCAAGCAGACCTGGGGATCGCCATGGGATCGGGGACGGACGTGGCCATTGAGGCCTCGGACCTGACCGTGATGGGCAGCGATCTCGGCCAGCTGGTGCAAGCCATCGAGCTGTCCCGGAAGACGCTCAGCACCATCAAGACAAACCTGTTCTGGGCCTTTTTCTACAACGCCATCGGCATCCCGGTGGCGGCGTTGGGATTGCTCAACCCCATGATCGCCGGCGCGGCCATGGCTGCAAGCTCGGTCCTGGTGGTCGCGAACTCGCTTCGGCTGCGGTCCTTCGCAAAGTAG
- a CDS encoding heavy-metal-associated domain-containing protein — MGHTATIQTNVSVSGMTCGHCVSAVSEEIESLAGVESVEIDLNDGGISTVTITSTQELSPSEIGEAVAEAGYLVVANEA, encoded by the coding sequence ATGGGCCACACTGCAACCATCCAAACGAACGTCAGTGTTTCCGGCATGACCTGCGGGCACTGCGTTTCAGCCGTCAGCGAGGAAATCGAGTCCCTGGCCGGCGTGGAAAGTGTCGAGATCGATCTGAATGACGGCGGAATCTCCACAGTCACCATCACCTCCACTCAGGAGTTGTCGCCGTCGGAGATCGGCGAAGCCGTCGCCGAAGCCGGCTACTTGGTAGTCGCCAACGAGGCCTAG
- a CDS encoding metal-sensitive transcriptional regulator, with translation MSKADLQINPPVIELEPAAVHGYSANKDAYLRRLKRIEGQVRGIARMVEEDKYCIDILTQVAAATKALHAVSLGLVEEHIGHCVAGAASEADPEIRAEKIDIKVKEAADAIGRLLR, from the coding sequence ATGAGCAAGGCAGACCTGCAAATCAACCCCCCGGTCATCGAGCTTGAGCCTGCAGCCGTGCACGGATACTCAGCCAATAAGGACGCCTACCTGCGCCGCCTGAAACGCATCGAGGGTCAGGTCCGCGGCATTGCCCGCATGGTGGAGGAGGACAAATACTGCATCGACATCCTCACCCAGGTTGCTGCCGCCACCAAGGCCTTGCACGCCGTCAGCCTAGGACTCGTCGAAGAACATATCGGACACTGCGTAGCGGGCGCCGCCTCCGAGGCAGACCCGGAAATCCGTGCGGAGAAAATCGACATCAAAGTCAAGGAGGCTGCTGATGCCATCGGGCGCCTGCTGCGGTAA
- a CDS encoding VOC family protein — MQPRIHVTSVFVDDQDKALAFYTGKLGFVPKADVPAGDYRWLTVVGAGEPEGVELLLEPDQHPAAKTYKQALVADGIPAASFAVDDVASAHQELQALGVTFMQPPTPMGPVVTAVLDDTCGNLIQLVSRPGS; from the coding sequence ATGCAGCCCCGCATCCATGTAACCAGCGTCTTTGTCGACGATCAGGACAAGGCGCTGGCCTTCTATACCGGGAAACTGGGATTCGTTCCCAAGGCGGACGTGCCCGCCGGGGACTACCGGTGGCTGACGGTTGTTGGCGCCGGAGAACCCGAAGGCGTTGAACTACTCCTTGAACCGGACCAGCACCCTGCTGCGAAGACCTACAAACAGGCACTCGTCGCCGATGGAATTCCCGCGGCCTCGTTCGCGGTGGATGACGTCGCTTCAGCCCACCAGGAACTCCAAGCCTTGGGCGTGACCTTCATGCAACCGCCAACGCCCATGGGTCCCGTGGTTACGGCAGTCCTGGATGACACTTGCGGTAACCTCATCCAGCTAGTGAGCCGGCCAGGAAGCTGA
- a CDS encoding sensor domain-containing phosphodiesterase: protein MPFMRVPRLKKMPYRRERQATRLASASTGWWLLIVIFVEAAVALSIRLPMALGYPPWGGIDDSTAFPGLLSLLVVPLVVLAAWRLVRQQQQERSQAFRTSHLMDTALRVSLDWLWAIGPDGRFTFCSAGCKDITGYEPAELLGRHITAVIDRADLTEAREDWKAREDGDSSWSRVVTVCRHRNGSRVLVDVSGRPVRDREGKARGFEGNSRILDAQSALSRAAATARTRELLTGDSLTTAFQPITSLETGNVVGVEALTRFGGRAGASTEVRFIEAASIGLDIELEILAFRTALASAGGLPPGLYVGANLSPRSCLDPRFAAALRESALPLHRIVLELTERHEVCNYEPLAEALAPLRRAGLRIAVDDAGAGFASMRHILQLKPELIKLDRGIIAGIDADPGQRALGAAMVGFSSEIGATLVAEGIETEAELAAVAKLGMTAAQGYLLGRPSLRPEDWAEWGNESAGSRWQRVGSTTTEQP, encoded by the coding sequence ATGCCCTTCATGCGCGTTCCAAGGCTCAAGAAGATGCCCTACCGAAGAGAACGCCAAGCGACCCGGCTGGCGTCGGCTTCGACTGGATGGTGGCTGCTGATCGTCATATTTGTCGAGGCCGCGGTCGCCCTGTCTATTCGCCTGCCCATGGCTCTTGGATACCCGCCGTGGGGAGGCATCGACGATTCCACGGCCTTCCCTGGTCTTCTTTCGCTGCTGGTAGTGCCCCTGGTGGTCCTGGCAGCATGGCGCCTCGTGCGGCAGCAACAGCAGGAACGAAGCCAAGCATTCCGCACCTCCCATTTGATGGACACTGCCCTGCGCGTAAGCCTCGACTGGCTATGGGCCATCGGCCCCGACGGCCGGTTCACCTTCTGCAGTGCGGGCTGCAAGGACATCACCGGATACGAACCGGCGGAGCTGCTGGGAAGGCACATCACCGCGGTGATCGACCGCGCCGATTTGACGGAAGCCCGGGAAGACTGGAAAGCCAGGGAAGACGGGGACTCCTCATGGTCCCGGGTGGTCACGGTATGCCGCCACCGGAATGGCAGCCGGGTCTTGGTGGACGTGTCCGGGAGGCCAGTGCGTGATCGGGAAGGCAAGGCTCGCGGCTTTGAGGGTAACTCTCGCATCCTGGACGCACAGTCCGCGTTGTCCCGCGCGGCAGCCACTGCCCGCACCAGGGAATTGCTCACGGGGGACTCGCTCACGACGGCTTTCCAACCGATCACATCGTTGGAAACGGGCAACGTCGTCGGAGTGGAAGCCTTGACACGATTCGGCGGACGGGCGGGAGCATCCACTGAAGTTCGTTTTATTGAGGCGGCTTCCATCGGACTGGATATCGAACTTGAAATCCTTGCGTTCCGGACCGCGTTGGCCTCCGCAGGCGGACTTCCGCCGGGACTGTACGTGGGTGCGAATCTCTCGCCACGCTCGTGTCTTGACCCTCGGTTTGCGGCCGCACTGAGAGAATCCGCCCTCCCCCTGCACCGTATCGTGCTCGAACTCACCGAGCGCCACGAAGTCTGCAACTATGAACCGCTCGCTGAAGCACTGGCACCGCTGCGTCGCGCGGGCCTGCGAATCGCCGTCGACGACGCCGGAGCGGGTTTTGCTTCCATGCGCCACATCCTGCAGCTCAAGCCGGAGCTGATCAAGCTTGATCGCGGGATCATCGCGGGAATCGACGCAGATCCGGGACAGCGGGCCCTGGGAGCCGCAATGGTTGGTTTTTCCTCGGAAATAGGAGCAACCCTAGTGGCCGAAGGGATCGAGACCGAAGCCGAGTTGGCTGCGGTCGCCAAGCTCGGGATGACCGCGGCGCAAGGCTACCTGCTCGGCCGCCCCTCGCTCCGACCCGAAGACTGGGCAGAGTGGGGCAATGAGTCGGCGGGTTCGAGATGGCAAAGAGTAGGATCGACAACCACCGAACAACCATGA
- a CDS encoding exo-alpha-sialidase, producing the protein MGFMATAESYVLAIGTKKGLWLARSTDRKDWSLSGPHFLMSEIPSIGIDTRGDTPRIMVGVRSEHWGPTVAHSDDLGATWSEPEQGAIKFPEDTGAALERIWQIYPDSASRPGVVWAGCEPISVWKSTDGGEHFELNRGLWDHPHRSEWGAGYGGAAAHSIVVNPSGENVHVAMSTGGVYRSLDGGASWEARNKGITARFMPDPYPEFGQCVHKIAADAAVEGRLYAQNHHGVYRTDDNGENWISIADGLPADFGFVMLTHPRREGTAWVVPIKADSERIPPDGRLAVHRTDDAGKTWKRLDVGLPDHEYNAVLRDAAAVDSAEPVGVYFGTRGGSVYASADEGETFIEVASHLPDVLCVRAAVVSGVVSTDGAAEVAAASAASALPA; encoded by the coding sequence ATGGGGTTCATGGCTACCGCAGAGAGTTATGTCTTGGCGATCGGGACCAAAAAGGGACTGTGGCTGGCGCGCAGCACAGACCGCAAAGACTGGTCCCTCTCCGGTCCGCACTTCCTCATGAGCGAGATCCCCAGCATCGGGATCGACACCCGTGGGGACACTCCCCGGATCATGGTGGGCGTGCGATCCGAACACTGGGGGCCTACCGTGGCCCACTCCGATGACCTAGGCGCCACCTGGAGCGAGCCCGAACAAGGCGCCATCAAATTCCCCGAGGACACTGGGGCCGCGCTGGAGCGGATCTGGCAGATCTACCCCGATTCGGCGTCCCGGCCCGGCGTCGTCTGGGCCGGTTGCGAACCGATCTCGGTCTGGAAATCGACGGACGGGGGCGAGCACTTCGAGCTGAACCGGGGACTGTGGGATCACCCCCATCGCAGCGAATGGGGGGCAGGGTACGGCGGCGCTGCCGCCCACTCGATCGTGGTCAACCCTTCCGGGGAGAACGTCCACGTCGCCATGAGCACCGGCGGGGTTTACAGATCGCTCGACGGCGGGGCCTCCTGGGAGGCCCGCAACAAGGGGATTACGGCTCGCTTCATGCCGGATCCCTACCCGGAGTTCGGCCAGTGTGTGCACAAGATCGCCGCGGATGCCGCCGTCGAAGGCCGACTGTATGCGCAGAACCACCACGGCGTGTACCGCACGGACGACAACGGCGAGAACTGGATCTCGATCGCGGACGGGTTGCCAGCCGATTTCGGCTTCGTGATGCTCACCCATCCGCGCCGCGAAGGAACGGCCTGGGTGGTCCCGATCAAAGCGGACAGTGAGCGGATTCCGCCAGATGGCCGGCTTGCAGTGCACCGCACCGACGACGCCGGGAAGACCTGGAAACGCCTGGATGTGGGCCTCCCGGACCATGAATACAACGCCGTGCTCCGTGACGCGGCCGCGGTGGATTCGGCCGAACCCGTCGGGGTGTACTTCGGAACACGCGGTGGCTCGGTCTACGCCAGTGCCGACGAAGGCGAGACTTTCATTGAAGTTGCCTCGCACTTGCCTGATGTTTTGTGCGTCCGGGCTGCCGTTGTCTCAGGCGTTGTCTCCACAGATGGGGCCGCCGAAGTGGCCGCTGCCTCTGCGGCATCTGCCCTGCCAGCCTAG
- a CDS encoding MoaD/ThiS family protein, which translates to MPDITVVLPSILQPLAGGQSCLTAPADGAVTVESLLDAVTGDYPVLARRLRDETGSLRRYVNIYVNGEEVRRLKGLDTEVAAGQEVLIIQSVAGG; encoded by the coding sequence TTGCCCGATATCACCGTGGTTTTGCCCAGCATCCTCCAGCCACTCGCCGGCGGGCAGTCCTGCCTGACTGCGCCCGCCGACGGAGCTGTAACCGTGGAAAGCTTGCTCGACGCGGTGACCGGGGACTACCCGGTGCTGGCCCGGAGGCTCCGGGATGAAACCGGTTCCCTCCGCCGCTACGTGAATATTTACGTGAATGGCGAGGAGGTCCGGCGTCTGAAGGGTCTGGATACTGAGGTTGCGGCCGGCCAGGAGGTCTTGATCATCCAGTCCGTGGCTGGCGGCTGA
- a CDS encoding MFS transporter: MSHTIPSTTPGTATAGTPKKAALASFLGSAVEYYDFFIFGSAAALIFPHVFFPSADANAAIMSFATFGFAYVARPVGAIILGHFGDRIGRQRVLMFTLVLMGGATFIIGCLPDFKAIGWWAPALLVFARLCQGLSAAGEQAGASSMTLEHAPDNRRSFFTSWTLTGTQGGQILAALVFIPVVALPDEVKYGIGWRIPFWLSAVVVLVAFFIRRTLHEPPAFAEAKKNNQIAKLPVADLLRQHWADVLRVVCCAFISAVSTVFGTLAIAYAKDVAHVNSTITLWLVVAANIVALGTQPVFGKVADRIGRKPVFIYGAIASAIMTPVFFLTLESGNVPLMFLVSVVYFALGYAAANAVWPSFYGEMFSTRVRFSGLAIGTQIGFLMAGFAPTIVTAMGGTKAGGWVQTSIFTGVICVIAAVAAMTARESFKTPTAELGLK, encoded by the coding sequence ATGAGTCACACGATCCCGTCTACGACGCCGGGCACTGCCACGGCAGGAACGCCGAAGAAGGCCGCCCTCGCCAGCTTCCTCGGCAGCGCCGTCGAGTACTACGACTTCTTCATCTTCGGTTCGGCCGCGGCCCTGATCTTCCCGCACGTCTTCTTCCCCAGCGCCGACGCCAACGCCGCCATCATGTCCTTCGCGACCTTCGGCTTCGCCTACGTGGCTCGGCCGGTCGGCGCCATCATCCTGGGACATTTCGGCGATCGTATCGGCCGCCAGCGCGTGCTGATGTTCACACTGGTGCTCATGGGCGGTGCGACGTTCATCATTGGCTGCCTCCCCGACTTCAAGGCCATCGGTTGGTGGGCTCCTGCGCTGCTGGTCTTCGCCCGCCTTTGCCAGGGCCTCTCCGCTGCGGGCGAGCAAGCCGGCGCGTCCTCCATGACGCTGGAACATGCCCCGGACAACCGCCGCTCCTTCTTTACCTCCTGGACCCTCACGGGAACCCAGGGCGGCCAGATCCTCGCGGCATTGGTCTTCATCCCCGTCGTCGCCCTGCCGGACGAGGTCAAGTACGGCATCGGCTGGCGTATCCCGTTCTGGCTCAGCGCCGTGGTGGTCCTGGTAGCGTTCTTCATCCGCCGCACCCTGCACGAACCGCCGGCATTCGCCGAGGCCAAGAAGAACAACCAGATCGCCAAGCTCCCGGTGGCCGACCTCCTCCGGCAGCACTGGGCAGACGTCCTGCGCGTTGTCTGCTGCGCCTTCATCTCCGCCGTGAGCACCGTCTTCGGCACCTTGGCCATCGCTTACGCCAAAGACGTGGCCCACGTCAACAGCACCATCACCCTGTGGCTCGTCGTGGCAGCCAACATCGTGGCTCTCGGCACCCAGCCGGTCTTCGGCAAGGTCGCTGACCGGATCGGCCGCAAGCCCGTCTTCATCTACGGCGCCATAGCCAGCGCCATCATGACGCCGGTGTTCTTCCTGACCCTCGAGTCCGGAAACGTGCCCCTCATGTTCTTGGTCTCCGTGGTGTACTTCGCTCTCGGATACGCCGCCGCGAACGCTGTGTGGCCCTCCTTCTACGGCGAGATGTTCAGCACCAGAGTCCGCTTCTCCGGTTTGGCCATCGGCACCCAGATCGGCTTCCTCATGGCCGGCTTCGCCCCGACAATCGTCACCGCGATGGGCGGCACCAAAGCCGGCGGCTGGGTCCAGACCAGCATCTTCACCGGCGTCATCTGCGTGATCGCAGCGGTCGCCGCGATGACTGCCCGGGAATCCTTCAAGACCCCGACGGCGGAACTCGGCCTCAAGTAA
- a CDS encoding IclR family transcriptional regulator: MDVKEDTKTDMIGKALGLLVLLGNEPKGASASDLARQAELPFSTTYRLLGSLTRDGFVDYEPDGRRYHLGLRVFQLGQRVSNHHGFAGTARPILQRVTEATGEATILSVRDGHHHLTVNKVDGPQMFRVTSDPGHLGMLHTTAVGKALLAFADDDERRRLVEELELEPLTESSITDRDVFRLEIEKVRRQGYAIMDEENEVGMRAVAVPVLNSQGVAFAALATAVPVFRMSVEQLVAVVPLLKSAASELADRLPQR, from the coding sequence ATGGATGTGAAGGAAGACACAAAGACCGACATGATCGGCAAGGCCCTGGGCCTCCTCGTTTTGCTGGGCAATGAGCCGAAGGGCGCCAGCGCCTCCGACCTTGCCCGCCAAGCGGAGCTGCCGTTCAGTACCACTTACCGCCTGCTCGGATCCCTGACTCGGGACGGATTCGTGGACTACGAGCCCGATGGCCGCCGGTATCACTTGGGCCTCCGCGTCTTCCAGCTTGGGCAGCGGGTGTCCAATCACCATGGCTTTGCGGGAACGGCCCGGCCCATTCTGCAGCGCGTGACGGAGGCGACCGGCGAGGCCACCATCCTCTCGGTCCGGGATGGCCACCACCACCTCACTGTCAACAAGGTGGACGGTCCCCAGATGTTCCGGGTCACCAGCGATCCGGGGCATCTTGGAATGCTGCACACCACCGCCGTCGGCAAGGCGCTGCTTGCCTTCGCGGACGACGACGAGCGGCGGCGGCTGGTGGAAGAGCTTGAGCTGGAGCCCCTCACGGAGTCCTCCATTACCGATCGCGACGTCTTCCGCCTGGAAATCGAGAAGGTCCGGCGCCAGGGCTACGCCATCATGGACGAGGAGAACGAGGTGGGCATGCGGGCCGTCGCCGTTCCTGTCCTCAATTCCCAGGGTGTCGCCTTCGCGGCGCTTGCCACCGCGGTCCCTGTTTTCCGGATGAGCGTGGAGCAGTTGGTGGCGGTAGTTCCCTTGCTGAAGAGTGCGGCGTCCGAGCTTGCCGACCGTTTACCGCAACGCTGA